From the genome of Denticeps clupeoides unplaced genomic scaffold, fDenClu1.1, whole genome shotgun sequence, one region includes:
- the LOC114772374 gene encoding myosin-IIIb-like isoform X1: MNSCLDLFVVLLRSWRSHPIPSNTEHSDAYQVLVNNSTLDRTGTPENHFGYVTCGAMEDSGHANGWTCTATYGVQDGKTEEQRLPANGFFHLHGRIWRSLYGLYPYKSSMIGLESLAEPSSTWDIVETIGKGTYGKVYKVTNRKDGSLAAVKVLDPVNCSDHHGRDVDEEIEAEYNILRSLSNHPNVVKFFGMFYKADERSGGQLWLVLELCNGGSVTELIKGLLMREKRLEEPIIAYILYGALLGLQHLHNNRIIHRDVKGNNILLTTEGGVKLVDFGVSAQLTSARLRRNTSVGTPFWMAPEVIACEQQLDYSYDARCDVWSLGITAIELADGEPPLAEMHPIKALFKIPR, from the exons ATGAATAGCTGTTTAGATTTATTTGTAGTTCTACTGAGATCCTGGCGATCACATCCCATCCCCTCCAACACCGAACACTCGGACGCTTATCAGGTTCTAGTTAATAATTCAACCCTCGACCGGACAGGAACCCCTGAAAATCACTTCGGATATGTTACCTGTGGAGCTATGGAAG ATTCAGGACATGCCAACGGATGGACGTGTACAGCCACATATGG GGTTCAAGATGGAAAGACTGAGGAACAACGTCTCCCGGCTAACGGGTTTTTCCACCTTCACGGCAGAATATG GCGGTCCCTGTATGGACTTTACCCCTACAAGTCAAGTATGATTGGGCTGGAGTCTCTGGCAGAACCTTCGTCCACATGGGACATAGTGGAGACCATTGGGAAGGGCACCTATGGCAAGGTGTACAAAGTGACCAACCGCAAGGATGGGAGCCTGGCGGCCGTGAAGGTCTTAGATCCTGTCAAT TGCTCCGACCATCATGGCAGA GACGTTGATGAAGAGATCGAGGCCGAATATAACATCCTGAGGTCCCTGTCCAACCACCCGAACGTGGTGAAGTTCTTCGGCATGTTCTACAAGGCTGATGAGCGTTCTGGTGGTCAACTGTGGCTGGTCCTTGAG CTGTGTAACGGCGGCTCGGTTACCGAGCTCATCAAAGGCCTGCTGATGCGTGAGAAGCGTCTGGAAGAGCCCATAATCGCCTACATCTTATATGGAGCCCTGCTG GGTCTTCAGCATTTGCACAACAACCGAATAATCCATCGCGATGTCAAGGGCAACAACATCCTCTTGACCACCGAAGGAGGAGTCAAGCTGGTCGACTTCG GCGTGTCTGCCCAGCTGACGAGTGCACGGCTGCGACGCAACACGTCCGTGGGGACGCCCTTCTGGATGGCACCTGAG GTTATCGCCTGTGAGCAGCAGCTGGACTACTCGTACGACGCCCGCTGTGACGTATGGTCCCTGGGCATCACGGCCATCGAGCTGGCCGACGGGGAACCTCCCCTGGCAGAGATGCACCCCATCAAGGCCCTTTTCAAGATACCACGGTGA
- the LOC114772374 gene encoding myosin-IIIb-like isoform X2, translating into MNSCLDLFVVLLRSWRSHPIPSNTEHSDAYQVLVNNSTLDRTGTPENHFGYVTCGAMEDSGHANGWTCTATYGVQDGKTEEQRLPANGFFHLHGRIWRSLYGLYPYKSSMIGLESLAEPSSTWDIVETIGKGTYGKVYKVTNRKDGSLAAVKVLDPVNDVDEEIEAEYNILRSLSNHPNVVKFFGMFYKADERSGGQLWLVLELCNGGSVTELIKGLLMREKRLEEPIIAYILYGALLGLQHLHNNRIIHRDVKGNNILLTTEGGVKLVDFGVSAQLTSARLRRNTSVGTPFWMAPEVIACEQQLDYSYDARCDVWSLGITAIELADGEPPLAEMHPIKALFKIPR; encoded by the exons ATGAATAGCTGTTTAGATTTATTTGTAGTTCTACTGAGATCCTGGCGATCACATCCCATCCCCTCCAACACCGAACACTCGGACGCTTATCAGGTTCTAGTTAATAATTCAACCCTCGACCGGACAGGAACCCCTGAAAATCACTTCGGATATGTTACCTGTGGAGCTATGGAAG ATTCAGGACATGCCAACGGATGGACGTGTACAGCCACATATGG GGTTCAAGATGGAAAGACTGAGGAACAACGTCTCCCGGCTAACGGGTTTTTCCACCTTCACGGCAGAATATG GCGGTCCCTGTATGGACTTTACCCCTACAAGTCAAGTATGATTGGGCTGGAGTCTCTGGCAGAACCTTCGTCCACATGGGACATAGTGGAGACCATTGGGAAGGGCACCTATGGCAAGGTGTACAAAGTGACCAACCGCAAGGATGGGAGCCTGGCGGCCGTGAAGGTCTTAGATCCTGTCAAT GACGTTGATGAAGAGATCGAGGCCGAATATAACATCCTGAGGTCCCTGTCCAACCACCCGAACGTGGTGAAGTTCTTCGGCATGTTCTACAAGGCTGATGAGCGTTCTGGTGGTCAACTGTGGCTGGTCCTTGAG CTGTGTAACGGCGGCTCGGTTACCGAGCTCATCAAAGGCCTGCTGATGCGTGAGAAGCGTCTGGAAGAGCCCATAATCGCCTACATCTTATATGGAGCCCTGCTG GGTCTTCAGCATTTGCACAACAACCGAATAATCCATCGCGATGTCAAGGGCAACAACATCCTCTTGACCACCGAAGGAGGAGTCAAGCTGGTCGACTTCG GCGTGTCTGCCCAGCTGACGAGTGCACGGCTGCGACGCAACACGTCCGTGGGGACGCCCTTCTGGATGGCACCTGAG GTTATCGCCTGTGAGCAGCAGCTGGACTACTCGTACGACGCCCGCTGTGACGTATGGTCCCTGGGCATCACGGCCATCGAGCTGGCCGACGGGGAACCTCCCCTGGCAGAGATGCACCCCATCAAGGCCCTTTTCAAGATACCACGGTGA